The proteins below come from a single Salinivibrio kushneri genomic window:
- the iscX gene encoding Fe-S cluster assembly protein IscX codes for MSLKWTDSLDIAIELCDAYPDVDPTTVRFTDLHQWITELDDFDDDPERSNERILEAIIMCWMDERD; via the coding sequence ATGAGCTTAAAATGGACAGACTCACTCGATATCGCAATCGAGCTTTGCGACGCTTACCCAGATGTCGATCCGACAACGGTTCGTTTTACCGATTTACATCAGTGGATCACCGAGTTGGATGATTTTGATGATGATCCAGAGCGTTCTAATGAACGGATCTTAGAGGCGATTATCATGTGTTGGATGGATGAACGAGACTGA
- the pilW gene encoding type IV pilus biogenesis/stability protein PilW: MTKTVWVLGMLMALAGCSSSGSQHNEPKFDKIQAAEARIALGLGYLNSDRYQQAQQNLQQARQYAPNYYRTSLSMAYYQQRVGENDKADRLYQKALAQASEKGDVYNNYGVFLCEQQRFAAANDAFLQAVVQPYYHRVSDSYENAAFCQLKAGHVERAKALFSKAADHDPLNVRAGLQLAKLEIDTGQVAEAVARIKRLHQRVGVQPAGLLLLVKAYQQQGYTERAAHDAQRLAQRFPESKEYQLYLANEY, translated from the coding sequence ATGACAAAAACGGTTTGGGTATTGGGCATGTTGATGGCGTTGGCTGGATGTTCATCGTCAGGTTCGCAGCATAACGAGCCCAAGTTTGATAAGATTCAAGCCGCAGAGGCGCGCATTGCACTGGGATTAGGCTATCTAAACAGTGATCGCTATCAACAAGCGCAGCAAAACTTGCAGCAAGCGCGCCAATATGCGCCTAACTACTATCGCACCTCGCTGTCGATGGCGTATTATCAACAACGTGTCGGTGAAAACGACAAAGCGGATCGCTTATATCAAAAAGCGTTAGCGCAAGCGTCTGAAAAAGGTGATGTATATAACAATTACGGTGTTTTCTTGTGCGAACAACAGCGATTTGCCGCGGCGAATGACGCATTTTTGCAAGCAGTCGTACAACCGTATTATCATCGTGTGTCAGACAGTTATGAAAACGCGGCGTTTTGTCAGCTAAAAGCTGGCCACGTAGAACGCGCAAAAGCCTTGTTTAGCAAAGCGGCTGATCACGACCCGCTTAATGTCCGTGCTGGTTTACAACTTGCCAAATTAGAGATAGATACTGGGCAAGTGGCAGAGGCCGTAGCACGTATCAAGCGGCTCCACCAACGCGTTGGTGTTCAACCTGCAGGACTGTTATTGCTAGTGAAAGCTTATCAGCAACAAGGCTACACGGAGCGAGCTGCCCATGACGCTCAGCGATTGGCGCAACGGTTTCCAGAATCCAAAGAATATCAATTGTACCTAGCGAATGAATACTGA
- the bamB gene encoding outer membrane protein assembly factor BamB, which translates to MKKGLWRMAAMATTMAILAGCAGEEDVVQMAPLPSVTNEISSTQHWRAQVGDGVGQYYSALQPTVAYDKVFAADRQGLVAAFDLKSGESVWQQSVQAETPALLSGGLSASYGKVYVGGETGQVYALDAETGEPVWQQNVNGEVLAKPLVEAGLVIVNTSRGELVALDAETGEPQWNNTNDVPNLSLRGESAPVTISGGVFWGMANGRLGAAMIETGRSIWQIPISTPKGATEIDRLVDVDATPVIDGDRLYAVGYNGQLVSIDLRSGKAAWKRDFSSANDFLVAGNSIYLIDDEDNIVALDARNGLEKWRNTQLTYRILTAPAASGGYLVVGDSQGYLHWLDPQTGDFVAQQSLEGNGVAVAPVQTDDGYIVITRDGQLRKLSIE; encoded by the coding sequence ATGAAAAAAGGATTATGGCGTATGGCCGCAATGGCCACGACCATGGCAATACTGGCAGGCTGTGCCGGTGAAGAAGATGTGGTGCAAATGGCGCCATTACCTTCTGTCACCAATGAGATTTCGTCAACCCAGCATTGGCGAGCACAAGTCGGCGACGGTGTAGGCCAGTATTATTCCGCGCTTCAGCCTACAGTGGCTTATGACAAAGTGTTTGCGGCTGATCGCCAAGGCTTAGTCGCCGCGTTTGACCTCAAAAGCGGTGAATCAGTCTGGCAACAGTCGGTACAAGCCGAGACGCCAGCGTTGCTTTCTGGCGGGTTGAGCGCCTCATACGGCAAGGTGTATGTAGGGGGCGAAACGGGTCAAGTGTACGCACTGGATGCGGAAACCGGCGAGCCGGTATGGCAACAGAACGTGAATGGCGAAGTACTGGCCAAACCTTTGGTGGAAGCTGGGTTGGTGATTGTTAACACTAGCCGTGGTGAGTTAGTGGCCTTGGATGCAGAAACGGGCGAGCCACAATGGAACAACACCAATGATGTGCCTAACTTGAGCCTGCGTGGTGAGAGTGCGCCGGTGACTATTTCCGGCGGCGTGTTCTGGGGCATGGCTAATGGACGCCTGGGCGCGGCCATGATCGAAACCGGCCGCTCAATTTGGCAGATCCCTATCTCGACACCAAAAGGCGCGACCGAGATCGACCGTCTAGTCGATGTCGACGCAACCCCGGTGATCGATGGCGACCGTTTGTATGCGGTGGGCTATAATGGCCAATTAGTCTCTATTGATTTACGCTCAGGGAAAGCGGCTTGGAAGCGCGATTTTTCCTCAGCCAACGATTTCCTTGTGGCAGGCAACAGCATCTACCTTATCGACGATGAAGATAACATCGTTGCGTTAGATGCACGTAATGGCCTAGAAAAGTGGCGAAATACCCAGCTAACATACCGTATCCTAACCGCCCCCGCGGCAAGTGGTGGATACTTGGTCGTGGGGGATAGTCAAGGCTACTTACATTGGCTGGACCCGCAAACGGGCGATTTTGTCGCGCAGCAATCACTGGAAGGTAACGGGGTTGCGGTAGCACCGGTGCAAACGGATGATGGCTATATCGTGATCACCCGTGATGGTCAACTGAGAAAGCTGAGTATCGAGTAA
- the hisS gene encoding histidine--tRNA ligase: MAKTIQAIRGMNDCLPSQSPLWQKLESTIKKVVSAYGYSEVRMPIVEATHLFSRAIGEVTDVVEKEMYTFDDRNGDSLTLRPEGTAGCVRAGIENGLLYNQEHRLWYTGPMFRHERPQKGRYRQFHQFGVEVFGLNGPDVDAELIMMTARMWRELGIAEHVRLELNSIGSPQARANYRQALVDFLMQHESVLDEDSKRRMQTNPLRVLDTKNADIQAILVDAPQLGDYLDDESKQHFALLCELLDAAGIEYQVNHRLVRGLDYYNRTVFEWITDSLGAQGTVCGGGRYDGLVEQLGGKATPAVGFAMGLERLVLMLENLNQDDVRPAVDVYMVTAGEGAMVAGMKLAERLREQVPGLRVMSHFGGGNFKKQFKRADKVGASVALVLGEDEVANGTVALKDLKGGEQQTLNQDEIAASLKALI, from the coding sequence GTGGCTAAAACAATTCAAGCAATTCGAGGCATGAATGACTGCCTCCCGTCTCAATCTCCTTTATGGCAAAAGCTCGAATCTACGATTAAAAAGGTAGTGAGCGCTTACGGCTATAGCGAAGTTCGCATGCCTATTGTGGAAGCAACGCATTTGTTTAGCCGTGCGATTGGTGAAGTGACAGACGTTGTCGAAAAAGAAATGTATACCTTCGATGATCGCAACGGCGACAGCCTCACCTTGCGTCCTGAAGGGACCGCGGGTTGTGTCCGAGCAGGGATTGAAAATGGCCTGCTGTACAACCAAGAGCACCGCCTTTGGTACACCGGGCCAATGTTCCGTCATGAACGTCCGCAAAAAGGCCGTTATCGTCAGTTCCACCAATTTGGTGTAGAGGTGTTCGGTCTTAACGGCCCAGATGTAGATGCTGAGTTAATCATGATGACCGCACGTATGTGGCGGGAGCTAGGGATTGCAGAGCATGTACGATTGGAGCTCAACTCGATTGGCTCACCACAAGCGCGTGCGAATTATCGTCAAGCGCTGGTGGACTTTTTAATGCAGCACGAGTCTGTGCTGGATGAAGACAGTAAGCGTCGCATGCAGACTAACCCTCTCCGTGTGCTCGATACCAAAAACGCAGATATCCAAGCCATTTTAGTGGATGCGCCTCAGCTCGGCGACTACCTGGATGACGAATCAAAACAGCATTTTGCGCTGTTGTGTGAACTCTTGGACGCAGCAGGTATCGAATACCAAGTAAACCACCGTTTGGTGCGTGGACTCGATTACTACAACCGTACCGTGTTTGAATGGATCACTGACAGCCTAGGGGCGCAAGGCACGGTGTGCGGTGGTGGCCGTTATGACGGCTTGGTTGAGCAACTCGGTGGCAAGGCTACGCCTGCGGTCGGGTTTGCGATGGGGTTAGAGCGTCTCGTTCTGATGCTGGAAAACCTTAACCAAGATGATGTCCGCCCGGCAGTGGATGTGTATATGGTCACGGCGGGTGAAGGTGCCATGGTCGCAGGAATGAAACTGGCTGAGCGCTTACGTGAGCAGGTGCCAGGGCTGCGTGTGATGTCGCACTTCGGCGGTGGTAACTTTAAGAAGCAGTTTAAGCGCGCGGACAAAGTCGGCGCCTCTGTGGCGCTGGTGCTAGGCGAGGATGAAGTCGCCAATGGCACAGTAGCCTTAAAAGATTTGAAAGGCGGCGAGCAACAAACACTGAATCAGGATGAGATCGCCGCGTCACTAAAAGCATTGATTTAA
- the rodZ gene encoding cytoskeleton protein RodZ yields MNTEQTEEQAQSDTQPAPGEVLKQAREKMGWSVRDVADRLRLRVSVIEDLEQNNPDMDQLATFTRGYLRSYAKLMQIDADQLLGNSNMEASSAATVQKMQSFSRKTRRQKSESRLMWLSWVIIAIAVGITGVWYWQNQQAMTSVPTQLDSQQADELVTTPSEQDSAMVATDAPAMAEPAATDSTASQGAELQETDAQDTVNEPVSSQENRSVSTESESGTAAEPVQMDETTTQIDPEAQPTAEDEAPASTVNNRLVMTFSGDCWIDVRDANGERLATGIKSEGEQVTLTGDTPYQLVLGAPSVVKITFNGDNIDLDGFPTGQVARLRLPQ; encoded by the coding sequence ATGAATACTGAACAGACGGAAGAACAAGCGCAATCTGATACCCAACCTGCGCCCGGGGAAGTATTAAAGCAAGCGCGAGAGAAAATGGGCTGGAGTGTTCGTGATGTTGCTGACCGACTTCGGTTACGAGTCAGTGTCATTGAGGACCTTGAACAAAACAACCCAGACATGGATCAATTGGCCACGTTTACACGTGGCTATTTGCGTTCCTATGCCAAGCTGATGCAAATCGACGCTGATCAGCTTTTGGGTAATAGCAATATGGAAGCGAGCAGTGCGGCCACCGTACAAAAAATGCAAAGCTTCTCGCGCAAAACGCGGCGGCAAAAGAGCGAAAGTCGACTGATGTGGTTGTCTTGGGTGATCATCGCTATTGCGGTTGGTATCACCGGCGTGTGGTACTGGCAAAATCAGCAGGCCATGACGTCTGTGCCAACACAGCTGGATAGCCAACAAGCGGATGAGCTCGTCACGACCCCGTCAGAGCAAGATAGCGCGATGGTTGCCACAGATGCACCGGCGATGGCCGAGCCCGCGGCGACAGACTCGACGGCCTCACAAGGGGCGGAGTTACAGGAAACGGACGCACAAGATACCGTTAACGAGCCCGTGTCTAGTCAAGAGAACCGCTCAGTATCGACAGAGTCAGAATCGGGGACTGCTGCCGAGCCGGTGCAAATGGACGAAACGACGACGCAAATCGATCCAGAGGCACAGCCAACCGCAGAGGATGAAGCCCCCGCGAGCACGGTCAATAACCGTCTAGTGATGACATTTAGTGGTGATTGCTGGATAGACGTGCGAGATGCCAATGGTGAACGATTGGCAACCGGGATAAAGTCTGAGGGTGAGCAAGTGACCCTAACCGGCGACACCCCTTATCAATTGGTATTGGGTGCCCCCAGTGTGGTGAAAATCACCTTTAATGGCGACAATATTGATCTTGATGGCTTCCCAACCGGCCAAGTGGCTCGGTTGCGCCTTCCGCAGTAA
- the ndk gene encoding nucleoside-diphosphate kinase yields the protein MTIERTFSIVKPDAVERNLIGTLYQRIESAGLRIVAAKMLHLSKEQAEGFYAEHQGKPFFESLVGFMTSGPIMVQVLEGESAISRYRELMGKTNPEEAACGTLRADYAESMQYNSVHGSDSPASAEREIAYFFTADEIHPRC from the coding sequence ATGACCATTGAACGCACTTTTTCTATCGTTAAACCTGATGCCGTAGAGCGTAATTTGATTGGCACGCTTTATCAGCGTATCGAAAGTGCTGGTTTGCGTATCGTCGCAGCGAAAATGCTCCATCTTAGCAAAGAGCAGGCAGAAGGATTTTATGCCGAGCACCAAGGGAAGCCTTTCTTTGAATCCTTGGTTGGGTTCATGACGTCAGGCCCTATCATGGTACAAGTACTGGAAGGCGAGAGCGCGATCAGCCGCTACCGTGAGTTGATGGGAAAAACCAATCCAGAAGAAGCGGCCTGTGGCACATTGCGCGCTGACTATGCGGAAAGCATGCAATACAACTCAGTGCATGGCTCTGATAGCCCTGCATCTGCAGAGCGCGAAATCGCGTACTTTTTTACCGCGGATGAAATTCATCCTCGCTGCTAA
- a CDS encoding YfgM family protein, translated as MDVYTTEEQQVEAIKKWWRDNGKAVVIGAVVGLGALYGWRYFQSQQLANQAQASQQYEQVLSNIESGDTVSLSELEGHEGYHALAALQLAQKHVAQGELDSAREQLKKAQQAVKDDALYGLVTTRLARVEAELENYSAALSELGTVTAESWTAKVEEIRGDVLLRQGDKQAARDAYAASLAAAESPTVNMKLDNLGQ; from the coding sequence GTGGACGTCTACACCACAGAAGAGCAGCAGGTTGAAGCCATTAAAAAGTGGTGGCGAGACAATGGTAAAGCCGTTGTAATCGGCGCTGTTGTCGGTTTGGGAGCCCTTTACGGCTGGCGATATTTCCAGTCACAGCAACTGGCTAACCAAGCGCAAGCTTCTCAGCAATACGAGCAAGTACTCAGCAATATTGAGAGCGGTGATACCGTCTCATTGAGCGAGCTGGAGGGCCACGAAGGTTACCATGCCTTGGCGGCATTACAGCTGGCACAAAAGCATGTTGCGCAGGGCGAGTTGGACAGTGCCCGCGAGCAACTCAAAAAAGCCCAACAAGCCGTGAAAGATGACGCCCTTTATGGACTCGTCACCACGCGACTTGCTCGCGTTGAGGCAGAGCTGGAAAACTACTCAGCCGCGTTGAGTGAGCTCGGTACTGTCACGGCCGAGAGTTGGACCGCTAAAGTGGAAGAGATCCGCGGGGACGTCTTGCTTCGTCAGGGCGATAAGCAAGCCGCGCGAGACGCGTACGCGGCATCGTTAGCGGCGGCAGAAAGCCCAACCGTTAATATGAAGCTTGATAATCTTGGTCAATAA
- the ispG gene encoding flavodoxin-dependent (E)-4-hydroxy-3-methylbut-2-enyl-diphosphate synthase, whose translation MHNETPIKRRPSTRINVGNVPIGDGAPIAVQSMTNTRTTDVAATVAQIKALEGVGADIVRVSVPTMDAAEAFKEIKAQTSIPLVADIHFDYRIALKVAEYGVDCLRINPGNIGKEERIRAVVDAARDKNIPIRIGVNGGSLERDLQEKYGEPTPDALVESAMRHVDILDRLNFDQFKVSVKASDVFLAVESYRKLAQQIDQPLHLGITEAGGARAGAVKSSVGLGMLLAEGIGDTLRVSLAADPVEEIKVGFDILKSLRIRSRGVNFIACPSCSRQEFDVIGTVNALEQRVEDILTPMDVSVIGCVVNGPGEAEASHLGLAGGNKRSAYYLDGKRQKERFNNDNLVDELEAKIRAKAAMMDERNRIKVSQIDQEG comes from the coding sequence ATGCACAACGAAACTCCCATCAAACGCCGTCCCTCAACGCGCATTAATGTCGGCAATGTGCCGATTGGTGATGGCGCGCCGATTGCCGTGCAATCTATGACCAACACACGAACCACGGATGTCGCCGCCACTGTCGCGCAAATTAAAGCGCTAGAAGGGGTGGGGGCAGATATTGTTCGGGTATCGGTTCCCACCATGGATGCAGCGGAAGCGTTTAAAGAGATTAAAGCGCAAACGTCGATCCCTTTGGTAGCAGACATCCATTTTGACTACCGTATTGCATTAAAAGTGGCGGAGTATGGTGTCGACTGTTTGCGTATCAACCCAGGTAATATTGGTAAAGAAGAGCGCATTCGGGCGGTGGTGGATGCCGCACGTGACAAAAACATTCCAATCCGTATTGGTGTGAATGGCGGCTCACTGGAGCGCGATCTGCAAGAAAAGTACGGGGAGCCAACTCCCGATGCCTTGGTCGAGTCGGCCATGCGTCATGTCGATATTCTTGACCGTCTTAACTTTGATCAGTTTAAAGTCAGCGTTAAAGCGTCAGATGTCTTCCTAGCGGTTGAGTCTTATCGCAAACTCGCGCAGCAAATCGATCAGCCCCTTCACCTTGGCATTACCGAGGCGGGTGGCGCGCGTGCTGGTGCGGTTAAGTCATCCGTGGGCTTGGGAATGCTATTGGCGGAAGGCATTGGTGATACCTTGCGTGTATCGCTCGCCGCTGATCCGGTCGAAGAAATCAAAGTCGGCTTCGATATTCTTAAGTCACTTCGCATTCGCTCGCGTGGCGTCAACTTCATTGCGTGTCCGAGCTGTTCGCGTCAAGAGTTTGATGTGATTGGCACGGTCAATGCGCTTGAGCAGCGCGTGGAAGACATACTGACCCCAATGGATGTCTCTGTGATTGGTTGTGTGGTCAATGGCCCTGGTGAAGCCGAGGCCTCGCATCTTGGCCTCGCGGGTGGTAACAAGCGCAGCGCTTACTATCTGGACGGTAAACGCCAGAAAGAGCGCTTTAATAACGACAACTTGGTGGATGAGTTGGAGGCAAAAATCCGCGCCAAAGCGGCGATGATGGATGAACGCAACCGCATCAAGGTGTCTCAAATCGATCAAGAGGGCTAA
- the pepB gene encoding aminopeptidase PepB: MSDSLKVILSHQPAASQWGDNALVSFDTDKAVIHAPKDANQRDKVQQAARKLEGQGVPALSLTGEHWDLELVWAFYQGLRGPKNKVAFTQTVLNDGDTQEFELRQTVGDWVRDIINQTAEEVGPHQLVARAGEFVKSMAPDQVTYKIISGTDLLEKGWNGIYTVGRGSARKPTMLQLDYNPTGDPDAPVYACLVGKGITFDSGGYSIKGSDFMTTMKADMGGSATATGALAMAIAKGLNKRVKLVLCCAENMISSSAYKLGDIITYKNGVTVEVLNTDAEGRLVLADGLMYASEQKPELLIDCATLTGSAKAALGNDYHALFSFDDELAHCTLDAAQKEGEGMWPLPLAEFHRQLLPSSFADIANASIGAYMPGASTAAAFLSYFVEGYQKGWMHIDCSGTYRKAANDKWAVGATGMGVKTLARVLLEQAK; encoded by the coding sequence ATGTCAGATTCACTAAAGGTTATTCTGTCGCATCAACCGGCTGCATCGCAGTGGGGCGACAACGCGCTGGTCTCTTTCGACACCGACAAAGCGGTGATCCATGCACCTAAAGACGCCAATCAGCGAGACAAGGTGCAACAAGCGGCGCGCAAACTTGAAGGGCAAGGTGTTCCGGCACTGAGCCTGACCGGCGAGCATTGGGATCTTGAATTAGTGTGGGCGTTTTACCAAGGACTTCGCGGCCCCAAAAATAAGGTTGCCTTTACGCAGACCGTGTTGAACGATGGCGATACCCAAGAGTTCGAGCTTCGACAGACCGTGGGTGACTGGGTGCGCGATATCATCAACCAAACCGCAGAAGAAGTTGGCCCGCATCAGCTGGTGGCACGCGCGGGGGAGTTTGTGAAATCCATGGCACCCGACCAGGTCACTTATAAAATCATCTCGGGCACGGATTTATTAGAGAAAGGCTGGAACGGCATTTATACCGTCGGTCGTGGTTCAGCGCGCAAGCCAACCATGTTGCAACTCGACTATAACCCTACCGGTGATCCGGATGCGCCTGTGTATGCGTGTTTGGTGGGTAAAGGGATCACCTTTGATTCTGGCGGCTACAGCATTAAAGGCTCTGACTTTATGACCACCATGAAAGCGGACATGGGCGGCTCAGCAACAGCGACCGGAGCGCTCGCGATGGCGATTGCCAAAGGGTTGAATAAGCGCGTTAAATTGGTGCTTTGCTGTGCCGAGAACATGATCTCAAGCAGCGCTTACAAACTGGGCGACATCATTACTTACAAAAATGGCGTGACCGTTGAAGTACTCAATACGGATGCGGAAGGGCGCTTGGTGCTCGCTGATGGCCTAATGTATGCGAGTGAGCAAAAACCTGAACTGCTGATTGATTGCGCCACGCTCACCGGATCGGCAAAAGCGGCACTGGGTAATGATTACCACGCCCTGTTCAGTTTTGATGATGAGCTCGCACATTGCACGCTTGACGCGGCGCAAAAAGAAGGGGAGGGCATGTGGCCATTGCCATTAGCTGAGTTCCACCGTCAGCTGCTTCCTTCCTCGTTTGCTGATATTGCCAATGCGTCGATTGGGGCGTATATGCCGGGGGCGAGTACGGCAGCAGCGTTCCTTTCCTACTTTGTTGAAGGTTACCAAAAAGGCTGGATGCACATTGATTGCTCTGGCACCTACCGCAAAGCAGCCAATGATAAATGGGCCGTGGGCGCGACCGGTATGGGTGTGAAAACCCTGGCGCGCGTCTTACTTGAACAAGCCAAATAG
- the fdx gene encoding ISC system 2Fe-2S type ferredoxin — protein MPKIIVLPHHELCPEGAELEAKEGETVLDVALKNGIGIEHACEKSCACTTCHVVIREGFDSLDESDELEDDMLDKAWGLEPESRLGCQAKITDEDLVVEIPRYTLNHAAENH, from the coding sequence ATGCCTAAGATTATTGTTCTGCCGCACCACGAGTTATGCCCAGAAGGTGCGGAATTGGAAGCGAAAGAAGGGGAAACCGTCCTCGACGTGGCGTTGAAAAATGGTATTGGTATTGAGCATGCTTGTGAAAAGTCGTGTGCGTGTACCACCTGCCATGTGGTGATCCGTGAAGGGTTCGACTCGTTAGACGAAAGTGATGAGCTAGAAGATGACATGCTCGACAAAGCATGGGGGCTTGAGCCAGAGTCTCGTCTCGGTTGCCAAGCAAAAATCACCGATGAAGATTTGGTGGTGGAGATCCCGCGCTATACCTTGAATCACGCAGCCGAAAATCATTAA
- a CDS encoding bifunctional tRNA (adenosine(37)-C2)-methyltransferase TrmG/ribosomal RNA large subunit methyltransferase RlmN, with translation MTTEKVNLLDFDRQGLRAYFADELGEKAFRADQVMKWMYHFGCDDFDEMNNINKKLREKLKRVAEIKAPEVSEAHYSKDGTIKWAMRVGGQDVETVYIPEDDRATLCVSSQVGCALDCKFCSTGAQGFNRNLRVSEIIGQVWRASKEIGIEKETGRRPITNVVMMGMGEPLLNMKNLLPSLNLMLDDNAYGLSKRRVTVSTSGVVSGLEQMIGKIDVALAISLHAPNDELRSQIMPINDRWDIEAFLDAVHRYIETSNANRGRVTVEYILLDHVNDDMEHARQLAELLKDTPAKINLIPFNPYPGSPFNKPSNSRIDRFMKTLMEYDFTVTVRKTRGDDIDAACGQLAGDIVDRTKRAEKRLGAQEVIPVRPV, from the coding sequence ATGACGACAGAGAAAGTTAATCTGCTTGATTTTGACAGGCAAGGATTGCGTGCCTACTTCGCTGATGAGCTCGGCGAAAAAGCCTTCCGCGCTGACCAAGTCATGAAGTGGATGTATCACTTTGGTTGCGACGACTTCGATGAAATGAACAACATCAACAAGAAGTTGCGTGAGAAACTCAAGCGGGTGGCAGAAATTAAAGCCCCAGAAGTCAGTGAAGCGCATTACTCCAAAGACGGCACCATCAAGTGGGCAATGCGTGTGGGCGGTCAAGACGTGGAAACCGTGTATATTCCCGAAGATGATCGGGCAACACTGTGTGTCTCCTCTCAAGTAGGTTGTGCGCTTGATTGCAAATTCTGCTCAACCGGAGCGCAAGGTTTTAACCGCAACTTGCGTGTGTCTGAGATCATCGGACAGGTGTGGCGTGCGTCAAAAGAGATTGGCATTGAGAAAGAGACGGGCCGTCGTCCGATCACCAACGTGGTGATGATGGGCATGGGAGAGCCACTGCTCAACATGAAAAATCTTCTCCCCTCTCTGAATTTGATGCTCGATGACAATGCGTATGGTTTATCTAAGCGCCGGGTCACCGTGTCGACATCTGGCGTGGTTTCTGGCTTGGAGCAAATGATTGGCAAAATCGATGTGGCCTTGGCGATCTCACTGCATGCGCCGAACGATGAGCTGCGTAGCCAAATTATGCCGATTAATGATCGTTGGGATATTGAGGCTTTTCTGGATGCGGTACACCGTTATATTGAAACCTCAAATGCCAACCGCGGCCGTGTGACGGTAGAATATATCTTGCTGGATCATGTTAACGACGACATGGAGCATGCGCGCCAACTCGCAGAGCTATTAAAAGACACCCCAGCGAAGATTAACCTGATCCCATTTAACCCGTATCCTGGATCACCGTTCAACAAACCGAGTAATTCTCGTATTGATAGGTTTATGAAAACCTTGATGGAATACGACTTTACGGTGACGGTACGTAAAACACGAGGCGACGACATTGACGCAGCGTGTGGCCAACTTGCCGGTGACATTGTCGACCGAACCAAGCGTGCCGAGAAGCGACTGGGCGCACAGGAGGTTATCCCTGTTCGACCCGTCTAA